A stretch of the Tardiphaga sp. 709 genome encodes the following:
- a CDS encoding methyl-accepting chemotaxis protein gives MALTSFIGKFGRFRFSRPRWGIRGSLFAAFAVIAGMAILISAGAGMILGQLGGMMTDLNGRDIPKLTASLQLATASESLASQGPMLLASSSADVLKERSQRMRDTHKIAVEKLDTIAKLGADKAVVAALADTVKNIEDTIRSLGAATQERLDAVAQHQKQYDALRAAAANFVKMSEPAATDAQNVMNDTLRATVFSAEDSGEAARVIVQVGEVVASTNLISSDLMAALSAGSSEALSPIEESFKAAQTRVKSNLDALVGIKGTKELKEAALQLLAIGDGKNSVFKVRQKEMDTVEYGELILDETRKLNVGLGMSVKQLVDKVRSETDAATTQAQTTIALATQVMLGLGALTLIGSALFVWLYVGRSILRRLAQLQRAMQRLSSGDLDTEIARSRQQDEIAAMAGTLEVFRDSMINARTLSAEQDQDRIAKGERTSRIEARIVDFESKVRNALEKLQTSADSMQSTAQSMTATADRSSALVSAVASAAEETSVNVQTVSAGTEQLSSSINEISRQVVTSTEIAAKAVNEAGETDATMQGLADNANRISVVIDLIQTIASQTNLLALNATIEAARAGDAGRGFAVVASEVKSLADQTAKATDEIRTQIVSMQQVTSTAVGAIRNIGQTIAEINHVSAAIATAVEQQGAATREIARNIQHAAGGTSEVSSNIIGVSDASTQAGTAANDVLGASGELRREADVLRGEIDEFLSSIRAA, from the coding sequence ATGGCACTGACGTCGTTCATCGGAAAATTCGGACGGTTTCGTTTCTCGCGGCCCCGCTGGGGCATCCGCGGCAGCCTGTTCGCCGCCTTTGCGGTTATCGCGGGCATGGCGATCCTGATCAGTGCCGGCGCCGGCATGATTCTCGGTCAGCTCGGCGGCATGATGACGGACCTGAACGGCCGGGACATTCCGAAACTGACCGCCAGCCTTCAACTGGCCACCGCCAGCGAGAGCCTCGCCAGCCAGGGCCCGATGCTGCTGGCATCGAGCAGCGCCGACGTTCTGAAGGAACGCTCGCAGCGCATGCGGGATACGCACAAGATTGCAGTCGAGAAGCTCGACACCATCGCCAAGCTCGGCGCCGACAAGGCCGTGGTCGCTGCCCTGGCCGATACCGTCAAGAACATCGAAGACACGATTCGCAGCCTTGGCGCTGCCACCCAGGAACGTCTCGACGCCGTCGCCCAGCATCAGAAGCAATACGACGCCCTGCGCGCCGCTGCCGCCAACTTCGTCAAGATGTCGGAGCCAGCCGCCACCGACGCCCAGAACGTGATGAACGACACGCTGCGGGCAACGGTCTTCTCGGCTGAGGATTCGGGCGAAGCCGCGCGTGTCATCGTGCAGGTCGGCGAAGTCGTCGCCAGCACCAACCTGATCTCGTCCGATCTGATGGCTGCACTGTCGGCCGGCTCGTCCGAAGCGCTCTCTCCGATTGAAGAGAGCTTCAAGGCCGCACAGACTCGCGTCAAATCGAATCTCGATGCCCTGGTCGGCATCAAGGGCACGAAGGAACTGAAGGAAGCGGCCTTGCAACTGCTGGCGATCGGCGACGGCAAGAACAGCGTCTTCAAGGTGCGCCAGAAAGAAATGGACACCGTCGAATACGGCGAACTCATCCTCGACGAGACGCGCAAGCTCAATGTCGGCCTCGGCATGAGCGTCAAGCAGCTGGTCGACAAGGTGCGCAGCGAAACCGACGCCGCCACGACGCAGGCGCAGACGACAATCGCGCTGGCGACGCAGGTGATGCTCGGCCTCGGCGCGCTGACGCTGATCGGATCGGCATTGTTCGTCTGGCTCTATGTCGGCCGCAGCATTCTGCGCCGCCTCGCGCAATTGCAGCGCGCGATGCAGCGGCTGTCCAGCGGAGATCTCGACACCGAGATCGCCCGCAGCCGCCAGCAGGACGAAATCGCGGCGATGGCAGGCACGCTCGAAGTGTTCCGCGACAGCATGATCAACGCCCGCACGCTCAGCGCGGAGCAGGATCAGGACCGCATCGCCAAGGGCGAGCGCACGTCGCGCATCGAAGCCCGCATCGTCGACTTCGAGAGCAAGGTGCGCAACGCCTTGGAGAAGCTGCAGACATCGGCCGATTCCATGCAATCGACCGCACAGAGCATGACGGCCACTGCCGATCGCTCCAGCGCGCTGGTCAGTGCCGTCGCGTCGGCCGCAGAGGAAACCTCGGTAAACGTCCAGACGGTGTCGGCCGGGACCGAGCAGCTGTCGTCATCGATCAACGAGATCAGCCGACAGGTCGTCACGTCGACCGAAATCGCCGCAAAGGCCGTCAACGAGGCCGGCGAAACCGATGCAACGATGCAGGGCCTGGCCGACAACGCCAATCGCATCAGTGTGGTGATCGATCTGATCCAGACCATCGCGTCGCAGACCAACCTCCTGGCGCTCAACGCGACCATCGAAGCGGCACGCGCGGGCGATGCAGGCCGGGGCTTCGCCGTGGTGGCTTCGGAAGTGAAGAGCCTTGCCGATCAGACCGCAAAGGCCACCGACGAGATTCGCACGCAGATCGTGTCGATGCAGCAGGTCACGTCCACCGCCGTCGGAGCGATCCGCAACATCGGGCAGACCATCGCCGAGATCAATCATGTGAGCGCTGCCATCGCCACCGCCGTCGAACAGCAAGGTGCGGCAACGCGTGAGATCGCGCGCAACATCCAGCACGCCGCCGGCGGCACCAGCGAAGTGTCGAGCAACATCATCGGCGTCAGCGATGCATCGACGCAGGCCGGCACGGCGGCCAACGACGTGCTCGGCGCCTCGGGCGAACTTCGCCGCGAGGCCGACGTTCTTCGTGGTGAAATCGACGAATTCCTGTCGAGCATCCGCGCGGCATAG
- a CDS encoding outer membrane protein produces MKNFLMGTVALIALGASVPAMAADLAARPYTKAPAYVAAPIYNWTGFYIGGHVGGAFNGSNGFGGTSDNSDGRFLGGLQIGADYQFAPNWVVGIEGQYSWVGSNNTNVAFLTTPGVTYNLNQKGLGSVTGRIGYTWGPALLYVKGGYAYSDYSESLVTTAGGVPVAFAGGTKHDGYTVGAGLEYLFTQNWSGKVEYQYYDFGKTTFAAPSPAGIVGLSSKNDEHTVKAGLNYRFNWGGPVVAKY; encoded by the coding sequence ATGAAGAACTTCCTGATGGGCACCGTTGCCCTCATCGCCCTGGGCGCCTCGGTTCCGGCAATGGCCGCTGACCTCGCCGCTCGTCCCTACACCAAGGCTCCGGCTTACGTTGCCGCCCCGATCTACAACTGGACCGGTTTCTACATCGGCGGTCACGTCGGCGGCGCGTTCAACGGTTCGAACGGCTTCGGCGGCACCTCCGACAATTCGGATGGCCGTTTCCTCGGCGGTCTGCAGATCGGCGCTGATTACCAGTTCGCTCCGAACTGGGTCGTTGGTATCGAAGGTCAGTACAGCTGGGTTGGTTCGAACAACACCAACGTCGCTTTCCTCACCACGCCGGGCGTCACCTACAACCTGAACCAGAAGGGCCTCGGCTCGGTCACCGGTCGTATCGGTTACACTTGGGGTCCGGCACTGCTCTACGTGAAGGGCGGCTACGCTTACTCCGACTACAGCGAATCGCTGGTCACCACCGCTGGTGGCGTTCCGGTTGCCTTCGCTGGCGGCACCAAGCATGACGGTTACACCGTCGGCGCCGGCCTCGAATACCTGTTCACCCAGAACTGGTCGGGCAAGGTTGAGTACCAGTACTACGACTTCGGCAAGACCACTTTCGCTGCTCCGTCGCCCGCTGGCATCGTCGGCCTGTCTTCCAAGAACGACGAGCACACCGTCAAGGCTGGCCTGAACTACCGCTTCAACTGGGGTGGCCCGGTCGTCGCGAAGTACTGA
- a CDS encoding dihydroxy-acid dehydratase: MSKSPVVTIDNHPGRSAQTIGMARVLGTDETLIHEPSVGVVGTKGDSQCYMGVMSKVDAIHESLKKRIGRGKGQLPYRLVQPEYTIATSDGIRNGTREMRYSLIGREVTNDSMSEHLSATGLLGTIAVVACDKPPVGTLAALLEHNEPAIIMSDGSIHPGEDPKTGEKLDIVSAYQVAGSPDPEYRHHIACHACPGIGSCGGIFTYNTMQTFIGVVGMQPLHMVAPPSDDPRRLKEFPEQLVSYLSNMIAKGIKPRDIVSRDSIRNAVIVSMAIGGSTNVTLHAPEIARAAGFADFWKEVMTPAEFNYLSQYLVPVLTDARPYGKYSMVDIDNVGGVQVIVRELMEAGLINGDVLTCTGETLAEQIKRLETKPADGKVVYTVAKPYKPTGGLRVLGGNLSPEFSAILKLAGVEGGLEDNLFRGTARVFEGERGLIAALDKHPEKFANHDMVIVRYDGPVGAPGMPEMLDPTSRITTLCRERNIVVGLMTDARFSGGSVGLVIGHVGPEAALGGAIALIEDGDEIIADLNVNELNCTQLKDPAVFKQRKAAWDKVVADNGGIHPSCGEADTRLLHRARTSAVPATRGAGLHPNREVWVRNQREATRSGFVPKNTHRPEANKAF; the protein is encoded by the coding sequence GTGTCCAAGTCGCCCGTCGTCACCATCGACAATCATCCCGGCCGCTCCGCGCAGACCATTGGCATGGCGCGTGTGCTCGGCACCGATGAAACGCTCATTCATGAGCCGTCGGTGGGCGTGGTCGGCACCAAGGGCGACAGCCAGTGCTATATGGGCGTGATGTCCAAGGTGGACGCGATCCATGAGAGCCTGAAGAAGCGCATCGGTCGCGGCAAGGGTCAGCTCCCCTATCGCCTCGTGCAGCCGGAATACACCATCGCGACCTCGGACGGCATCCGCAACGGCACCCGCGAGATGCGCTATTCGCTGATCGGCCGCGAAGTCACCAATGACTCCATGAGCGAGCATCTGAGCGCCACCGGCCTGCTCGGAACCATCGCCGTGGTTGCCTGCGACAAGCCGCCAGTCGGCACGCTGGCCGCGCTGCTCGAACACAACGAGCCGGCGATAATCATGTCGGACGGTTCGATCCATCCCGGCGAGGATCCGAAGACCGGTGAGAAGCTGGACATCGTCAGCGCCTATCAGGTCGCCGGCAGTCCGGACCCCGAATATCGCCACCACATTGCCTGCCACGCATGCCCCGGTATCGGCAGCTGCGGCGGTATCTTCACCTACAACACCATGCAGACCTTCATCGGCGTAGTCGGCATGCAGCCGCTGCACATGGTGGCACCGCCGTCCGACGATCCGCGCCGCCTGAAGGAATTCCCGGAGCAGCTCGTCAGCTATCTCTCCAATATGATCGCCAAGGGCATCAAGCCACGCGACATCGTGAGCCGTGACTCGATCCGCAACGCGGTGATCGTGTCGATGGCGATCGGCGGCTCGACGAACGTGACGCTGCATGCGCCGGAAATCGCGCGCGCCGCAGGCTTCGCCGACTTCTGGAAGGAAGTCATGACGCCGGCAGAGTTCAACTATCTGTCGCAATATCTCGTGCCGGTGCTCACCGACGCCCGCCCCTATGGCAAGTATTCGATGGTGGACATCGACAATGTCGGTGGCGTGCAGGTGATCGTGCGCGAACTGATGGAAGCCGGCCTCATCAATGGCGACGTGCTGACCTGCACCGGCGAGACGCTGGCCGAGCAGATCAAGCGCCTGGAGACCAAGCCAGCCGACGGCAAGGTCGTCTACACCGTTGCCAAGCCCTACAAGCCGACCGGTGGGTTGCGCGTGCTCGGTGGCAACCTGTCGCCGGAATTCTCCGCCATTCTCAAGCTCGCCGGTGTCGAGGGCGGCCTCGAGGACAATCTGTTCCGCGGCACTGCGCGCGTGTTCGAAGGCGAGCGCGGCCTGATCGCAGCGCTCGACAAGCATCCGGAGAAATTTGCGAACCACGACATGGTGATCGTGCGTTACGACGGCCCGGTCGGCGCGCCCGGCATGCCGGAGATGCTTGACCCGACCTCGCGCATCACCACGCTGTGCCGCGAGCGCAACATCGTCGTCGGGCTGATGACCGATGCGCGTTTCTCCGGCGGCTCAGTGGGTCTGGTGATCGGCCACGTCGGACCGGAAGCAGCACTGGGCGGCGCCATCGCGCTGATCGAGGATGGCGACGAGATCATCGCGGATCTCAACGTCAACGAGTTGAACTGCACGCAGCTCAAGGATCCCGCGGTCTTCAAGCAGCGCAAGGCGGCATGGGACAAGGTGGTCGCGGACAATGGCGGCATTCATCCGAGCTGCGGCGAGGCCGATACGCGCCTCTTGCATCGCGCCCGCACCAGCGCCGTGCCCGCCACCCGCGGTGCCGGTCTGCACCCCAATCGCGAGGTTTGGGTGCGCAACCAGCGCGAAGCCACGCGTTCCGGCTTCGTGCCGAAAAATACGCATCGTCCGGAAGCCAACAAGGCTTTCTAG
- the greA gene encoding transcription elongation factor GreA, which yields MSVAFTKEESAETAAETQLPDRPISPHPNLVTEAGLQALETQLQQAREAHDAASVIDDVNERRRQAAIPLRDMRYFAARVRTAQLVPAPTSTDTVAFGSTVTFSRNDGRVQTYRIVGEDEADPKAGSISFVSPVAKSLMGKTVGDVVGTGAQELEIISIA from the coding sequence TTGAGCGTTGCCTTCACCAAGGAAGAAAGTGCCGAAACGGCTGCGGAAACCCAGCTGCCCGATCGCCCTATTTCGCCTCATCCGAACCTTGTGACGGAGGCAGGTTTGCAGGCGCTCGAGACGCAGCTCCAGCAGGCGCGCGAGGCCCATGACGCGGCGAGCGTGATCGACGACGTGAACGAGCGACGGCGTCAGGCGGCGATCCCGCTGCGGGACATGCGCTATTTCGCGGCCCGTGTCCGCACGGCCCAGCTCGTTCCAGCCCCGACATCGACGGACACCGTGGCCTTTGGCAGCACGGTGACCTTCTCCCGCAACGACGGACGCGTGCAGACCTATCGGATCGTGGGCGAGGACGAAGCCGACCCCAAGGCCGGTTCGATTTCCTTTGTCTCGCCGGTGGCGAAATCGCTGATGGGCAAGACCGTCGGTGACGTCGTCGGCACGGGCGCCCAGGAACTTGAGATCATATCGATCGCGTAG
- a CDS encoding ketopantoate reductase family protein — protein MARNILILGASYGSLLATKLLMAGHNVTLVCRKKTAELINRDGTEVRIKLRDEPNHRAIFSRDLPGKLDATSPDQVELSRYDLVGLAMQEPQYTNHTIRVLMIKIAAAKLPCLSIMNMPPLPYLKRIPGLADMKLEEAYTNAQVWERFEPGLVTLCSPDPQAFRPPEEAANVLHVGLPTNFKASAFADPAHNKLLRELEADIDAVKLDGQDVPVKLKVFDSLFVPLAKWSMLLTGNYRCITPEEPQSIREAVHGDLKVSQSIYEHVDAVARRLGADPEDQVPFAKYAKAAESLLKPSSAARAVAAGAPFIERVDLLVKLISHQLGMTNANIDRTVEVVDQKLNERLESSAGI, from the coding sequence ATGGCGCGGAATATTCTGATTCTCGGAGCTTCCTACGGCTCGTTGCTGGCGACGAAGCTCCTGATGGCCGGTCACAACGTGACCCTCGTGTGCCGGAAGAAGACCGCCGAACTCATCAATCGCGATGGTACTGAAGTGCGCATCAAGCTGCGCGACGAACCGAACCACCGCGCCATCTTCTCACGCGACCTGCCAGGCAAACTGGATGCAACCTCGCCGGATCAGGTCGAGCTGTCGCGCTACGATCTGGTCGGCCTTGCGATGCAGGAACCGCAATACACCAACCACACGATCCGCGTGTTGATGATCAAGATCGCCGCGGCGAAACTGCCGTGCCTGTCGATCATGAACATGCCGCCGCTGCCCTATCTCAAGCGCATTCCGGGTCTGGCCGACATGAAGCTCGAAGAGGCCTACACCAATGCCCAGGTGTGGGAGCGCTTCGAGCCGGGACTGGTCACGCTGTGCTCGCCTGATCCGCAGGCCTTCCGGCCGCCGGAAGAAGCCGCGAATGTCCTTCACGTCGGCCTGCCGACGAATTTCAAGGCATCGGCCTTTGCCGATCCGGCTCACAATAAACTGCTGCGCGAACTCGAAGCCGACATCGACGCTGTGAAACTCGACGGCCAGGACGTGCCGGTGAAGCTGAAAGTGTTCGACTCGCTGTTCGTGCCGCTGGCGAAGTGGTCGATGCTTCTGACCGGCAACTATCGCTGCATCACGCCTGAAGAGCCGCAGTCGATCCGCGAGGCCGTTCACGGCGATCTCAAGGTGTCGCAGTCGATCTACGAGCATGTCGATGCCGTGGCGCGGCGTCTCGGCGCTGATCCCGAAGATCAGGTGCCGTTCGCCAAATACGCCAAGGCAGCGGAGAGCCTGCTCAAGCCGTCATCGGCGGCGCGCGCTGTCGCGGCCGGCGCGCCGTTCATCGAGCGGGTCGATCTTCTGGTGAAGTTGATCTCGCATCAGCTCGGCATGACCAATGCAAATATCGACCGCACGGTCGAAGTCGTCGATCAGAAGCTCAACGAGCGGCTGGAGTCCAGCGCGGGAATCTGA
- a CDS encoding tripartite tricarboxylate transporter substrate binding protein: MSAIINRRHFIAAGSAAAAMPFVARGASAQAAWPSRQIRMICSYPAGGQTDLLARAFGEYISKQVGQTVVIENKAGASGAIGTAEVARAEPDGHTILCSISTTYVMNRVMLKTPGYDMDKDLTLVSVIPGAGLPLVASPKSGVKTLEDFVAFARKNDKVNFGTYSVGSAPHMTINELNKQYGLKIEPIHYRGEAPMWTGLAEGSIDFAMGSYTAAQTVLQGDRGVVFAVHSKKVDAIPNVKTLPEQGATSKFFTVSGFTGWAVPKATPQPIVDRLSQLYVAANSDPKVKEVLKTFVLEPALGFKETNALYQKELPVWIEAAQALGLQPV, translated from the coding sequence ATGTCTGCGATCATCAATCGTCGTCACTTCATTGCTGCCGGATCGGCTGCCGCCGCCATGCCGTTCGTCGCGCGCGGTGCTTCGGCGCAAGCCGCCTGGCCGTCGCGGCAGATACGCATGATCTGCAGTTATCCAGCCGGTGGGCAGACCGATCTGCTCGCGCGCGCCTTCGGTGAATATATTTCCAAACAGGTCGGGCAGACTGTCGTCATCGAAAACAAGGCCGGCGCGTCCGGCGCCATTGGCACAGCGGAAGTTGCGCGCGCCGAGCCAGACGGCCACACGATTCTCTGCTCCATCTCGACCACCTATGTGATGAACCGGGTGATGCTGAAGACGCCCGGCTACGACATGGACAAAGACCTGACGCTGGTCAGCGTCATTCCCGGTGCCGGATTGCCGCTGGTCGCCAGTCCGAAATCCGGCGTCAAGACGCTGGAAGACTTCGTCGCCTTCGCGCGCAAGAACGACAAGGTGAACTTCGGCACCTATAGCGTTGGCTCGGCCCCGCACATGACGATCAACGAACTCAACAAGCAGTACGGTCTAAAGATCGAGCCGATTCATTATCGTGGCGAAGCGCCGATGTGGACGGGATTGGCCGAAGGCTCGATCGATTTTGCGATGGGCAGCTACACCGCTGCGCAGACCGTGCTGCAAGGCGATCGTGGTGTCGTCTTCGCCGTGCATTCGAAGAAGGTCGACGCCATCCCCAACGTGAAGACGCTGCCTGAACAGGGGGCGACGTCGAAGTTCTTCACGGTGAGTGGCTTCACGGGCTGGGCCGTACCCAAGGCGACGCCGCAGCCGATCGTCGATCGGCTATCGCAGCTTTACGTCGCCGCCAACAGCGATCCCAAAGTGAAGGAAGTGCTGAAGACCTTCGTGCTTGAGCCGGCGCTTGGCTTCAAGGAGACCAATGCGCTGTATCAGAAGGAGCTGCCGGTCTGGATCGAGGCAGCACAGGCGCTCGGCCTGCAGCCGGTGTAG
- a CDS encoding 3'-5' exonuclease, protein MLQDDLSLQDDPGLAAMADTLARSTDYRVLRRLIPRTEFAPANGQPTRSGILLDVETTGLDQVRDEVIELAMVKFDYLPDGNITRVADVFTAFNEPSRPIPPEITELTGITDETVAGHRIDPDAVAAFADDAVIVIAHNAGFDRKFSERYWPVFQHKAWGCSATEVDWRKHGFDGSRLGYLLAGAGFFHQAHRAIDDCHALLEILAFELPDLGAPALAVLLERARKKTMRVWAEQSPFDLKDELKRRGYRWSDGSDGRPKSWYIDVEESKEASEIEFLRKTIYMRDVEPRVQALNALSRFSVRA, encoded by the coding sequence ATGCTCCAAGACGATCTTAGCCTGCAGGACGATCCCGGCCTTGCCGCCATGGCGGACACGCTCGCCAGATCCACCGACTATCGCGTCCTCCGCCGGCTGATCCCGCGCACCGAATTCGCGCCGGCCAATGGCCAGCCGACCCGATCCGGAATCCTCCTCGACGTCGAGACCACCGGTCTCGATCAGGTGCGCGACGAAGTCATCGAGCTTGCGATGGTCAAGTTCGACTATCTGCCGGATGGCAACATCACGCGCGTCGCGGATGTCTTCACCGCGTTCAACGAGCCGTCGCGGCCGATCCCGCCGGAGATCACCGAGCTGACTGGCATCACGGACGAGACCGTTGCGGGACACCGCATCGATCCCGATGCCGTCGCCGCTTTCGCCGACGACGCCGTCATCGTCATTGCGCATAATGCGGGTTTCGATCGCAAGTTTTCAGAGCGCTATTGGCCGGTGTTCCAGCACAAGGCCTGGGGCTGTTCGGCGACTGAAGTCGACTGGCGCAAACACGGCTTCGACGGCTCGCGCCTCGGCTATCTGCTCGCCGGCGCAGGCTTCTTTCACCAGGCCCATCGGGCGATCGACGACTGTCATGCGCTGCTCGAGATTCTTGCATTCGAATTGCCCGATCTCGGTGCGCCGGCACTTGCGGTTCTTCTGGAACGCGCCCGGAAGAAAACGATGCGGGTCTGGGCAGAGCAGTCGCCCTTCGATCTCAAGGACGAGCTGAAGCGGCGCGGCTATCGCTGGAGCGACGGCTCCGATGGCCGGCCGAAGTCCTGGTATATCGATGTCGAAGAAAGCAAGGAAGCGAGCGAAATCGAATTCCTGCGCAAGACAATTTACATGCGCGATGTCGAGCCGCGCGTGCAGGCGCTCAACGCGCTGAGCCGGTTTTCGGTACGAGCGTAA
- a CDS encoding adenylate/guanylate cyclase domain-containing protein has translation MDQPQVTRRRSRVFAPGLAVAALLLLLPVAVWLDLTNLVDAALRRQANDLNSVITSVRGYYATNVVGRVLAHQGTTQVVHNYESVPGAIPIPATLSLELGRVIGAQQENINYRFVSDYPFQNRAPHQLDDFEKTALRSLRDNSEQKIIDTKASLFSDTVRIVAPVLMGPACVSCHNSHPESPKKDWKVGDVRGIQEVIITQPIAANLFSFKFLLAYFALAAVSGVSFLTLQRRQSRRIAGMNQELEANNDFLATLSMKISRYISPQVYKSIFSGQKDVTIHTERKKLTIFFSDIQNFTATTERLQPELITHLLNEYFTEMSAIAHEHGGTIDKFIGDAMLIFFGDPETKGDRQDAQDCLRMAWRMQRRLTELNAKWRTEGIEEPFKARIGINSGYCNVGNFGSSDRMDYTIIGAEANLAARLQSIAEPGGIAISYETFALVSDIITSHPLPPITMKGISREVVPYAVDSIIDDKPVQTDIVVERMPGLDFYLDPSAVRPGDTERLRSVLNEALASLERKV, from the coding sequence ATGGATCAGCCTCAGGTCACCCGCCGACGCTCGCGCGTATTTGCGCCCGGCCTCGCCGTCGCAGCGCTGCTACTTCTGCTGCCTGTAGCGGTGTGGCTGGACCTGACCAATCTGGTTGACGCCGCGCTGCGCCGGCAGGCCAACGACCTGAACTCCGTGATCACCAGCGTGCGTGGTTATTACGCAACCAATGTGGTCGGGCGCGTGCTGGCCCATCAGGGCACGACGCAGGTGGTGCATAATTATGAAAGCGTGCCCGGCGCGATCCCCATTCCGGCAACGCTTTCCCTCGAGCTCGGCCGCGTGATCGGCGCGCAGCAGGAGAATATCAACTACCGCTTCGTGTCGGACTACCCGTTCCAGAACCGCGCGCCGCACCAGCTCGATGATTTCGAAAAGACCGCGCTGCGCAGCCTGCGCGACAATTCCGAACAGAAGATCATCGACACCAAGGCGTCACTGTTCAGCGACACGGTCCGTATCGTCGCGCCCGTGCTGATGGGCCCGGCCTGCGTCAGCTGCCACAACAGCCATCCGGAAAGCCCAAAGAAGGACTGGAAGGTCGGCGACGTCCGCGGCATCCAGGAAGTCATCATTACCCAGCCGATCGCGGCCAACCTGTTTTCCTTCAAGTTCCTGCTGGCCTATTTCGCGCTGGCAGCCGTCAGCGGCGTCTCGTTCCTGACACTGCAACGCCGCCAGTCGCGGCGCATCGCTGGGATGAACCAGGAACTGGAAGCCAATAACGATTTCCTCGCCACGCTCTCCATGAAGATCTCCCGCTATATCTCGCCACAGGTCTACAAGAGCATTTTCAGCGGCCAGAAGGACGTCACCATCCATACCGAGCGCAAGAAGCTGACGATCTTCTTCTCCGACATCCAGAATTTCACGGCCACGACTGAGCGGCTGCAGCCGGAGCTGATCACGCATCTGCTCAACGAATATTTCACCGAGATGTCGGCGATCGCACACGAGCACGGCGGCACCATCGACAAGTTCATCGGCGATGCGATGCTGATCTTCTTCGGCGACCCCGAGACCAAGGGCGACCGTCAGGATGCGCAGGACTGCCTGCGCATGGCGTGGCGGATGCAGCGCCGCCTGACCGAACTGAACGCGAAGTGGCGCACCGAAGGCATCGAGGAGCCGTTCAAGGCCCGCATCGGCATCAATTCCGGCTATTGCAATGTCGGCAATTTCGGCAGCAGCGACCGCATGGACTATACGATCATCGGCGCCGAGGCGAACCTCGCAGCGCGGCTGCAGTCGATCGCGGAACCCGGCGGCATCGCCATCAGCTATGAGACCTTCGCGCTGGTGAGCGACATCATCACCTCGCATCCGCTGCCGCCGATTACCATGAAGGGCATCAGCCGCGAGGTCGTGCCCTATGCGGTGGACAGCATCATCGACGACAAGCCGGTGCAAACCGATATCGTCGTTGAACGCATGCCGGGGCTGGATTTCTATCTCGACCCGTCGGCCGTGCGGCCCGGCGACACCGAACGCCTGCGCTCGGTGCTGAACGAGGCGCTCGCCTCGCTGGAGCGCAAGGTATAA